The following proteins are co-located in the Halictus rubicundus isolate RS-2024b chromosome 1, iyHalRubi1_principal, whole genome shotgun sequence genome:
- the LOC143361176 gene encoding uncharacterized protein LOC143361176 isoform X1 codes for MIDRMIVAVLLGLLALAHGLQCPKQKTSPGREVVCYTSVSDIEQLTNAVCRCTTLVHQGYDVRNLSTSDFASFQKSLKQMKPPLQFVISIDDPAMTLNTSGTVRRETTARLLGILKDVDGVELNITAGTKDRLVDFVKGLKDGLAKKSLDKRVFLVLPTKPEDLAKQFDLKGLSKYVDLFTIPTHYLAEEDDDYHSFHPSRLMGLFDMYNADSLIDLITGLGAPKRKILVSVPANAYKFTLKNQDSNAPGSETEERQPTVVDRKQLCDSMNNGEWTVERDEDLTAPYAFKNKTWIALEDKISISIKGKYALLRELPGLAIHNIENDFQTDCGKPLTHEIHHSFTDFKRKSRAAVLNALEDDLHQTQLTYPTKVKSSEFRVVRVVDTEGHIRAVRENTQTEFTCSRQGYFVHPKSCNRFYRCVKFNQEVEDYSVFEFDCPAGLAFDERTEVCVWPGSLPQGSPCPGSSEIAPVARVRFECPSTPGYYADPQNPRWFFACIDLGGPEMMAYEFRCPFGLIFDEHKLVCEWPWLVPGYSDGAYASTVYDNRGSTQAGGGYYTGALGGQGGVYTGTTAGVGYSGSAGVGGHSGESGQSGFSGAAGVHYSGTTASGGYSGQSGFSGAGGYTGSNVGGHGSSVGQGGTGYTGTTGSGYAGSKDSHVGTGGYSGTVTGGYGGSGKVGAGGSYGGSSGAGYSGSTNEHTGSDLGYTGATGTGQVSVGQGYAGTGTTVHSGTGGIYSGTTGTGYTGSGQSGYSGSAGGADRGYSGSTGGVHGGYSGTTGGVHGGYSGSTGGVQGEYSGSTGGVHGGYSGTTGGVHGGYSGTTGGVHGGYSGTTGGVHGGYSGSTGGVQGEYSGSTGGIHGGYSDTTGGAHGEYSGSTGGVHGGSSGTGYIAGSTTNVHGGSSTGGYEGSVGVGAGGVTSGGYAGSKGTVHGGSGVGGYEGTGGAGGVTSGGYAGSTTIVHGGSSTGGYEGSSGVGTGGVTIGGYGGSKGTAHGGSGVGGYEGTIGGGAGGITAGGYAGSTTIVHGGSSTGGYEGSSGVGTGGVTSGGYEESSGVGTGGVTSGGYGGSKGTAHGGSGVGGYEGTIGGGAGGITAGGYAGSTTIVHGGSSTGGYEGSSGVGTGGVTSGGYEESSGVGTGGVTSGGYGGSKGTAHGGSGVGGYEGTIGGGAGGITAGGYAGSTTIVHGGSSTAGYEGSSGVGTGGGVTSGGYDGSTSGGHAGVGYVGTTAGGYEGGVQAGGIGTGYSTGGYTTSGIKGGQTGSSNVQFSVPGTQYTGSNLGGSQTGTGHTIIYGTRPQTGVYDSSGTIGAGIGYTGGVQGHTSGTTYVQKPYTPTINCVTNCISTATLPGQIYTGHGGSADVLSGQKGVTTTYFGSTSGQGYDQGVISDGKTTYQGGSGYTGGHYGSGSTGGLNVTFGGSQVPSIGTTYHGFGKPSVGYGVTGSPGTIITGNNIPGSVITGDSSPGTVITYGETPGAVISGSVDQGTIVTGGVQPGYVKTGTGTPGYVVSGGVKTVYTGSGSPGTAVYGTPAPGVILTGTPAPGTIVKGQPSPGIVLTGQTAPGISLTGQTAPGIVLTGPTAPGLFHHGSVDQGTVVGSTGVHIFTDSGYSQGGVSVTPAYGTKIGVSTTPATGYKINEYHDNGGRGTIKFNNGDVTTKYTENDIPDYRPTGGVIPPDTLIPGYPTDRSGQPVSTGFTKTGPTKTGITTATLGGRGTYVISTGQTRPTLKPDAIGEKAFDGNVAGFTKSSTESSIYQSTQSQDVNYVDRSKITLEPAKTGYTYPKPSIPFETGIRKPVVSSTEGGILTATTPTPFLNVEVYNSPKLFGSTVSPGLGNTYTGSTEGYYPGKVPSGFTRGPVPTSTPIVYTTGSLDGYKTTLYDAAKIPVVSTTVRPVIDSGYQTVVSSTPIPTVTVTRNQFDGGIQTGSISSQTQFDHGRRTFHESGNVQNGYVSSTTQPSIFGVTSTYTISKPRPFGPPVTVTEQPEINYGSSTSSGSEYYDSKSSFGQRVTSSGFPDSRRPQTQYLPSDSGIGVTYGKPFPDITYQQSTPTAPTGGSPTKVEISRNEVDKLVTNYNRGTTKYVPSQYDVYTPGVFGGDTSRTQTSSFSSSGPSYGSTPAPFGKTQSSFSGGYTRPTSVVSYETTAKSTAVGKAKVIVKWSDLHPLLLGKLGAECTCKGDPFSNLGGPGSKLIDSSKGKVDLANYDDSDIYVDLDKDGSYEDGDYTTYQGPTKIWPLETPAPDFSSTGSRIEGPPSSTYLPSVTPSVHAGLRGSIPPSPSASHGFSANFRSGKSLSNAASTTNSVGKGASFDRYGPGGLRDSEEVLEGATNCARPGLFRHPNFCNKFYACHWDDWKKKFTLHVFNCPVHLTFDNGAGACNWPSMGPACQDDNLLV; via the exons ATGATCGACAGGATGATCGTCGCGGTCCTTCTTGGGCTGCTGGCACTCGCCCACGGTTTAC AATGCCCGAAACAAAAGACATCGCCAGGAAGGGAGGTCGTCTGCTACACTTCCGTTTCCGACATCGAACAACTGACCAACGCAGTCTGCAGGTGCACCACGCTGGTGCACCAAGGATACGACGTACGAAATCTCTCGACTTCCG atTTTGCGAGTTTCCAGAAGTCACTGAAACAGATGAAGCCACCCCTCCAATTCGTGATTTCCATCGATGATCCTGCAATGACGTTGAACACTTCCGGTACCGTACGTCGGGAGACCACCGCTCGTCTGCTTGGAATCTTAAAAGAT GTCGACGGAGTAGAATTGAACATTACAGCAGGCACGAAGGATCGATTAGTAGACTTCGTGAAGGGCTTGAAGGACGGGCTAGCGAAAAAGTCATTGGACAAGAGGGTCTTCCTGGTTCTACCAACCAAACCCGAAGATTTGGCGAAACAGTTCGACCTGAAGGGGCTCTCGAA GTATGTGGATCTATTTACGATCCCCACGCATTACTTGGCCGAAGAAGATGACGACTATCATTCTTTCCATCCGTCACGATTGATGGGCCTCTTCGACATGTACAACGCGGACAGCTTGATCGACTTGATCACTGGATTGGGAGCACCTAAGCGAAAAATCCTGGTATCGGTGCCTGCGAACGCTTACAAGTTTACTTTGAAGAATCAGGATAGCAATGCACCGGGCTCCGAAACGGAAGAGAGGCAGCCCACTGTCGTTGATCGGAAACAG tTGTGCGACTCGATGAACAATGGCGAATGGACAGTCGAACGAGATGAAGACCTCACTGCACCTTATGCTTTCAAGAACAAGACGTGGATTGCtctcgaagataaaatttcaatttctattaaG GGGAAGTATGCGCTTCTTCGGGAACTGCCAGGACTCGCCATACACAATATCGAAAACGACTTCCAAACAGACTGCGGGAAACCTCTGACTCATGAAATTCATCATTCTTTCACGGACTTCAAGAGAAAGTCGAGGGCTGCTGTCTTGAATGCTTTGGAAGATGATTTACAT CAAACTCAACTAACTTATCCTACTAAAGTTAAGTCATCCGAATTTCGAGTGGTCCGTGTAGTTGACACGGAAGGACACATTCGAGCTGTTCGTGAAAATACTCAGACTGAATTCACTTGCTCCAGACAGGGCTACTTTGTACATCCAAAGAGTTGCAACAG ATTTTATCGATGCGTCAAATTTAATCAAGAAGTGGAAGACTACTCCGTCTTCGAGTTCGACTGTCCAGCAGGATTGGCTTTCGATGAACGCACGGAAGTTTGCGTCTGGCCAGGATCCTTGCCTCAAGGATCCCCGTGTCCAGGAAGTAGCGAGATCGCTCCCGTAGCCCGAGTGAGATTCGAGTGTCCTTCAACTCCCGGATACTATGCGGACCCACAAAATCCTCGTTGGTTCTTCGCTTGCATCGACTTAG GTGGTCCAGAAATGATGGCATACGAATTCCGCTGTCCGTTCGGACTGATCTTCGATGAGCACAAGTTGGTCTGCGAGTGGCCTTGGTTGGTACCAGGGTACTCGGACGGTGCTTACGCGAGTACTGTCTACGATAACAGAGGATCTACGCAAGCTGGTGGTGGGTACTATACCGGTGCACTTGGTGGCCAAGGTGGAGTGTACACAGGAACAACAGCTGGTGTTGGCTATTCAGGATCAGCGGGAGTTGGAGGACACTCTGGAGAGTCAGGGCAGTCAGGATTCTCTGGAGCAGCTGGGGTTCATTATTCGGGAACAACGGCAAGCGGAGGATACTCAGGACAATCAGGATTCTCTGGAGCTGGTGGATATACAGGATCGAACGTCGGTGGTCATGGATCTTCGGTTGGGCAAGGGGGAACTGGGTACACTGGAACAACTGGAAGTGGATATGCTGGGTCCAAAGACAGTCACGTTGGAACTGGAGGCTATTCTGGAACTGTTACGGGTGGTTATGGTGGGTCTGGTAAAGTAGGAGCTGGTGGAAGCTATGGAGGTTCATCTGGCGCCGGTTACTCTGGATCTACGAATGAACACACTGGATCTGACTTAGGGTACACAGGAGCAACTGGCACTGGCCAAGTATCTGTGGGCCAGGGTTATGCAGGAACAGGAACCACTGTGCATTCGGGAACTGGCGGAATTTATAGTGGAACAACTGGTACTGGTTATACGGGATCAGGTCAGTCAGGATACTCGGGCTCGGCTGGTGGTGCTGATAGGGGATACTCAGGCTCAACTGGTGGAGTTCATGGTGGATACTCAGGCACAACTGGCGGTGTTCATGGAGGATACTCAGGATCAACTGGCGGTGTTCAAGGAGAATATTCAGGATCGACTGGTGGGGTCCATGGTGGCTACTCAGGCACAACTGGTGGAGTTCATGGTGGATACTCAGGCACAACTGGTGGGGTTCATGGTGGATACTCAGGCACAACTGGCGGTGTTCATGGAGGATACTCAGGATCAACTGGCGGTGTTCAAGGAGAATACTCAGGATCGACTGGTGGGATTCATGGTGGATATTCAGACACAACTGGTGGGGCTCATG GAGAATACTCAGGTTCGACTGGCGGTGTTCATGGAGGAT CATCTGGAACAGGTTACATTGCTGGATCGACAACCAATGTCCATGGTGGATCTAGTACTGGAGGATATGAAGGATCTGTTGGTGTAGGAGCTGGAGGGGTCACTAGCGGAGGATATGCTGGATCAAAGGGTACTGTCCATGGTGGATCTGGTGTTGGAGGATACGAAGGAACTGGAGGAGCTGGAGGGGTCACCAGTGGAGGATATGCAGGATCAACAACCATTGTCCATGGTGGATCTAGTACTGGAGGATATGAAGGATCTAGTGGCGTAGGAACTGGAGGGGTCACTATTGGAGGATATGGTGGATCAAAAGGTACTGCCCATGGTGGATCTGGAGTTGGAGGATACGAAGGAACTATTGGTGGAGGAGCTGGTGGAATCACTGCTGGGGGATATGCTGGATCGACAACCATTGTCCATGGTGGATCTAGTACTGGAGGATATGAAGGATCCAGTGGCGTAGGAACTGGAGGGGTCACTAGTGGAGGATATGAAGAATCCAGTGGCGTAGGAACTGGAGGCGTCACTAGTGGAGGATATGGTGGATCAAAAGGTACTGCCCATGGTGGATCTGGAGTTGGAGGATACGAAGGAACTATTGGTGGAGGAGCTGGTGGAATCACTGCTGGGGGATATGCTGGATCGACAACCATTGTCCATGGTGGATCTAGTACTGGAGGATATGAAGGATCCAGTGGCGTAGGAACTGGAGGGGTCACTAGTGGAGGATATGAAGAATCCAGTGGCGTAGGAACTGGAGGCGTCACTAGTGGAGGATATGGTGGATCAAAAGGTACTGCCCATGGTGGATCTGGAGTTGGAGGATACGAAGGAACTATTGGTGGAGGAGCTGGAGGAATCACTGCTGGAGGATATGCTGGATCGACAACGATTGTCCATGGTGGATCTAGTACTGCAGGATATGAAGGATCTAGTGGTGTGGGAACTGGAGGAGGGGTCACTagtggaggatatgatggatcAACGAGTGGTGGTCATGCTGGAGTTGGTTACGTAGGCACCACAGCTGGAGGATATGAAGGTGGAGTTCAGGCTGGCGGAATCGGAACAGGGTACTCGACAGGAGGTTACACAACTTCAGGAATCAAAGGTGGCCAGACCGGTTCCTCCAACGTTCAGTTCTCGGTACCGGGAACTCAATACACCGGATCCAATTTAGGTGGCTCTCAAACTGGAACTGGCCATACCATTATTTATGGTACTCGTCCGCAGACAGGGGTCTATGATTCTTCGGGTACAATAGGTGCGGGAATAGGATACACTGGTGGAGTTCAAGGACATACAT CTGGAACCACATACGTACAGAAACCTTACACGCCCACTATCAATTGTGTTACCAACTGTATCAGCACAGCGACATTGCCAGGTCAGATCTACACTGGTCATGGAGGATCTGCTGACGTACTCTCAGGACAAAAAGGAGTGACAACGACATATTTCGGTTCCACTAGTGGTCAAGGATACGATCAAGGCGTTATTAGCGATGGGAAAACAACTTACCAAGGTGGCAGTGGATACACCGGCGGCCATTATGGTTCTGGAAGTACAGGCGGGTTGAACGTAACTTTCGGTGGAAGTCAAGTGCCCTCGATTGGAACCACGTACCACGGATTTGGCAAACCATCCGTTGGTTATGGCGTTACAGGATCTCCAGGAACTATCATAACCGGAAATAATATTCCAGGATCAGTTATCACAGGAGACTCTTCTCCTGGAACTGTGATCACTTACGGAGAAACACCTGGCGCGGTCATTTCAGGATCCGTTGATCAAGGTACCATAGTGACTGGAGGGGTACAGCCGGGATACGTTAAAACTGGCACAGGTACACCTGGCTACGTGGTCAGTGGAGGAGTGAAGACCGTGTACACTGGCTCTGGTAGCCCTGGCACTGCAGTATATGGAACTCCCGCGCCGGGTGTCATCTTGACGGGAACACCCGCGCCTGGAACTATCGTGAAAGGACAACCTAGCCCTGGAATTGTCCTTACAGGGCAAACGGCACCTGGAATTTCCCTCACAGGACAAACGGCACCTGGAATTGTCCTCACAGGACCAACCGCACCTGGACTGTTCCACCACGGATCAGTTGACCAGGGAACAGTTGTCGGTTCCACTGGAGTTCACATCTTCACCGACTCGGGCTACTCTCAAGGTGGCGTTAGTGTAACTCCCGCTTATGGAACGAAGATTGGAGTGAGCACTACTCCGGCCACCGGTTACAAAATAAACGAGTACCATGATAACGGAGGCCGTGGCACCATAAAGTTCAATAACGGCGACGTAACAACCAAGTACACAGAGAATGACATCCCGGACTACAGACCTACTGGTGGTGTCATTCCTCCTGACACTCTTATTCCTGGATACCCGACTGATAGATCTGGCCAGCCAGTCTCAACTGGTTTCACCAAAACAGGACCCACCAAGACAGGAATCACAACTGCCACGTTAGGCGGTCGTGGTACCTATGTGATCAGCACGGGACAAACACGTCCCACGCTTAAACCCGATGCCATAGGCGAAAAGGCGTTCGACGGAAATGTAGCAGGATTCACAAAATCATCCACCGAGAGCAGCATCTACCAAAGCACTCAATCCCAAGACGTGAACTACGTCGACAGATCTAAAATTACTTTGGAACCGGCTAAGACTGGCTACACCTACCCCAAACCTAGTATCCCCTTCGAAACCGGTATCAGAAAGCCTGTGGTGTCATCGACCGAAGGCGGTATCCTCACAGCAACGACGCCAACGCCGTTCCTGAACGTCGAAGTGTACAACTCGCCTAAACTATTCGGATCTACCGTATCACCTGGACTCGGAAACACGTACACTGGCTCTACCGAGGGATACTATCCAGGGAAAGTTCCCAGTGGATTCACGCGCGGGCCGGTACCAACGTCTACGCCTATAGTCTACACAACTGGATCTCTGGATGGTTATAAGACGACACTTTACGATGCCGCTAAGATCCCCGTTGTGTCAACGACAGTCCGACCAGTGATCGACTCTGGCTACCAGACTGTCGTGTCCTCAACACCGATTCCTACGGTCACGGTAACCAGGAATCAGTTCGACGGAGGCATTCAAACTGGATCCATATCCAGTCAGACACAATTTGATCATGGCAGAAGAACCTTCCATGAAAGTGGGAACGTGCAAAACGGTTATGTCTCGAGCACGACTCAACCGTCAATATTTGGAGTGACGTCCACGTACACGATCTCGAAACCTAGACCATTTGGACCACCCGTTACTGTGACTGAGCAACCAGAA ATCAATTATGGGTCCTCCACGTCTTCGGGTTCGGAGTACTACGATTCGAAGAGCTCATTCGGACAAAGGGTGACCTCTTCCGGTTTTCCGGACTCTCGAAGGCCACAG ACTCAGTACCTGCCAAGCGACTCGGGCATTGGCGTAACCTACGGAAAGCCTTTCCCTGACATCACCTATCAACAGTCCACGCCGACCGCGCCAACCGGAGGCTCCCCAACAAAAGTGGAGATCTCGAGGAACGAAGTTGACAAGCTGGTGACGAATTACAACAGGGGCACCACCAAATACGTTCCCAGTCAGTACGACGTCTATACGCCAGGAGTATTTGGAGGAGACACCTCCAGAACACAGACCTCATCCTTCTCATCATCAGGACCGAGTTACGGCTCGACCCCGGCTCCATTCGGAAAGACGCAGTCGTCGTTCTCCGGTGGATACACGAGGCCCACCTCCGTCGTTTCGTACGAAACCACTGCCAAATCCACTGCCGTTGGAAAGGCCAAGGTGATCGTGAAGTGGAGCGATCTGCATCCTCTTCTTCTGGGCAAGCTAGGGGCTGAGTGCACCTGCAAGGGCGATCCTTTCTCTAACCTGGGTGGTCCGGGCTCCAAGCTGATCGACTCGTCCAAGGGCAAGGTAGATCTAGCGAATTACGACGACTCCGACATCTACGTAGACCTTGATAAGGATGGTTCCTACGAGGACGGTGATTACACGACCTACCAGGGACCTACCAAGATCTGGCCTTTGGAGACGCCTGCTCCTGACTTCAGCTCTACAGGTTCTCGAATTGAAGGTCCACCTTCATCCACCTATCTACCAAGTGTCACCCCTTCCGTGCACGCAGGACTTCGCGGCAGCATCCCGCCAAGTCCCTCCGCGAGTCATGGCTTCAGCGCTAACTTCAGATCCGGAAAGAGCTTGAGCAACGCTGCCTCCACCACGAATTCCGTCGGGAAAGGCGCTTCCTTCGATCGTTACGGACCTGGAGGACTCCGAGACTCCGAGGAGGTTCTCGAAGGTGCCACCAATTGCGCCAGACCTGGGCTCTTCCGACACCCCAACTTCTGCAACAAGTTCTACGCTTGCCACTGGGACGACTGGAAGAAGAAGTTCACGCTTCACGTGTTCAATTGCCCTGTTCATCTGACGTTCGACAATGGCGCCGGGGCCTGCAACTGGCCCAGCATGGGGCCCGCTTGCCAGGACGACAACCTGTTAGTTTAG